In Globicephala melas chromosome 20, mGloMel1.2, whole genome shotgun sequence, the genomic window ctgtgtctctatttctgctttgtaaataagttcatctataccaattttttcagattccacatatatgcgttaatatatgatatttgtttttctgacttacttcattctgtaaaGACTCTTAACAGTTTctcggtccatccatgtctctacaaatgacccaattttgttcctttttatggctgagtaatattccattgtatatatgtaccgcatcttctttatccattcctctgttgatggacatgtcctggctaggttgcttccatgtcctggctactgtaagtagtgctgcaatgaacattggggtgcatgtgtctttctgaattatggggGAAAACTTCTACTTTCAGCTTTAACAGAAGCAGAGGGATTTCCTCTGGGGTGTGTGTTGTGTACCATTTATTGAACCCCTACTATGTGCTCGAACCAACACTGTcacatttaaacctcacaacaaccctgtgagataggCGTCATCTCCGTTTCCCAGATGAATCTTGGAAAGTGTAGCGATATGCCCAAAGTCACAGGGTTGCATTAGGGGTTGGAGCCTAAGTTTAGCTGCATTCAAAGGCTAGTTCGCTTACTGTTCCTTCCTCTACTCTAGTTTTCAACTTTGCAGCTACAAGAAGGGACCCTTGAGCCTCCATGGGCAGAAGGAAAGACAACCCTGCAGCTAGAACACTTCCTTCGGTCCAGAACTAGAGAGCGAGAGCTTTGTTTCCTGAcggaagtgggggaaaaaaaaccccgcGAGAGCCGGAAGTTGTGCGTCGCGTCCTCGCGCCGGCCTCCTGGGCCGCGGGGTGAGGCCGCGGCGGACTGCCCTTCCTCAAGATGGCGTCGAAGATAGGTTCGCGACGGTGGATGCTGCAGCTGATCATGCAGTTGGGTTCGGTGTTGCTCACACGCTGCCCGTTCTGGGGCTGCTTCAGCCAGCTCATGCTGTACGCTGAGAGGGCCGAGGCGCGCCGGTGAGCAGGCCCGCGCGGCCGCCGAACGCGGTGGGGGCGGTCCGGCCTGTCCCAGCAACGAGGGTGCGGTGAGGTGGGGAAGAAGTTGCGGCCCAGaagttgggacccttggactgggAGGAATTGGGACCTTGGACTTGTTGGGGACTCTGGTCCGGAGCAAGGTGGGCGTGGAGCGGAGTGTGGGGGGGTCCTAGCTATGAGAGGGGCCGCCGGTTTGGGGAAGCAGTGGAGCTTGCGGGAACCTAAGGGGTCTCAAGGCTCTTTTCCCCGCTTCCTTCTGTGCTTCATGCTGTCCTCGTTCCTTCCCCCCTCCCGGCTCGCAGGAAGCCCGACATCCCAGTGCCCTACCTGTACTTCGACATGGGGGCGGCCGTGCTGTGCGCTAGCTTCATGTCCTTTGGAGTGAAGCGGCGCTGGTTCGCTCTGGGGGCCGCACTCCAGCTGGCCATTAGTACCTACGCCGCCTACATCGGGGGCTACGTCCACTACGGGGACTGGCTGAAGGTGAGCGCCTCGGCCCTAAGTGGGACTTCGCTGGGGTGTTGGGGAGCCAATGCCCGGGACAGTTGGGCGATGCCTGGTGCTATCCAGGAGCACAGTGCGAAGCCTGGAAAGGCTGAACCCCCAGGCGCGTAGAGGTTATTACAGACCTTAGACACCACGCAAACCTCCCCTTCAGagtgtggaaactgaggtccagagatgcAAAACAGACTTTCCCAAAGTTACACCACAGTTAGCATTACAGGTGTGACCAGAACCCAGGTCACCTGGTTCCCAGAACCCTTTAAACCATTAGTTATCTCAGACTCTTAGGGCAAAAGGGACCTTAGAGAGTACCTGGTCCACCCAACCGATTTTATGAAATTTATCTAATCCTAGGGCAGCATTTAAGCCTGTAGATGCCAggacctgtgccaggcactacagGCCTGGAGATAAGCCTGGACCAAGGCATTACCCGCAAGGAGTGGACTGTCAGTCCAACAGGGGAGGCAGATGTGTGAATAGCTATAGGACAGTGAGATCAATGGTTAGTTATGGAGCAGCCTATACTATATAGCAAAAAGAACATTGGGCTTCGAGTGTGcagacctgggggtggggagggggggaacGCTTGGTATCTgggttctgccacttactttcTGTAGGACCTTGGACAATTTTATTAACccctctgggcctccgtttctacttctggtaaaaaaaaattacctatctCTGCTCTACCTGCCCACCACACTTGGAAATGGTAAGAGGGTGCATCAGGTGGAATGGGATGTATAGAGATGGGCAGTTCTGCGCTCCGGGAAGCCAGGAGAAGTGTGGTGGCTTCAGGTCCTGACTGGGGTCCCCTCACCTCGGCCTAGGTCCGTATGTACTCTCGCACAGTTGCCATCATCGGTGGCTTTCTTGTGCTGGCCAGCGGTGCTGGGGAGCTGTACCGTCGGAAACCCCGCAGCCGTTCCCTCCAGTCCACCGGCCAGGTCTTCCTGGGCATCTACCTCATCTGCGTGGTAGGTTGGGGGACTGTGGGCTGGAGGTGCCTGACTGGGAGTGAGAAGTGAGCCCGTGCCTGGCTCCCGGCAGTGGCCCCTGCCAAATTCTGGGCCTCGGGGGCCCTTCAAGTGCCTGAGACCTGGCCGAGAGGCCCTTCTTCCGGCATTATTGCcactggggagagaagaggatgggTTGACCCTTCAGTCCCAAGCCTGAGAGCCAGAAGAGCAAGCGGGACGGGTCCTCTCATGGCTTCAGCCCCCAGAGGACTGGGAGAGGGGACAAAGGAGAGGTTGGGTAGAGTTCAGGTCCCAGATGGGACTCTGCCACTTAGAGCTGATGGGGCTGCCTAGTGTAGCCAGTTATGTCCTCCCTGGTGCTCGGGGAGGCCAGTGTGGATGGGGACGTGAACAGGCCCCAAGTCACTTGGCTTCATCTTAGTTGCTGGGCACCATCTCCCATGTGCAGAGCTCTGTATTCAGAGGTGAGAGCCCCGGTCTGACCGTGGAACCTCCTCCCTTCTGAGACCCCAGAGTGAGGAGAGACAGAGGTCCTAACCCCATGGAGCTCCCTAGTCAGATGGGGAGACACAGGCTTTACTTTCCGAAAGCCCCAAGTCTGAGAGGGGAGTCAGAAGCCCACCTTGTAGGGGCTGCTTGCATGCCAGGGGTGGCCTTACCCAGACAGGCTCCTCAGCCTGTTGGAGAGCCTTAGAGGATGGTGTGTCTCTAGGCCTACTCGCTGCAGCACAGCAAGGAGGACCGGCTGGCGTACCTGAACCATCTCCCGGGCGGGGAGCTGATGATCCAGCTCTTCTTCGTGCTGTATGGCGTCCTGGCCCTGG contains:
- the TMEM101 gene encoding transmembrane protein 101, whose translation is MASKIGSRRWMLQLIMQLGSVLLTRCPFWGCFSQLMLYAERAEARRKPDIPVPYLYFDMGAAVLCASFMSFGVKRRWFALGAALQLAISTYAAYIGGYVHYGDWLKVRMYSRTVAIIGGFLVLASGAGELYRRKPRSRSLQSTGQVFLGIYLICVAYSLQHSKEDRLAYLNHLPGGELMIQLFFVLYGVLALAFLSGYYVTLAAQILAVLLPPVMLLIDGNVAYWHNTRRVEFWNQMKLLGESVGIFGAAVILATDG